From Thalassotalea euphylliae, the proteins below share one genomic window:
- a CDS encoding DUF1653 domain-containing protein, translating into MIPLGRYQHFKGNKYQVTQLAKDSETEEWLVIYYPLYGNIEKTGEPEYWVRPLKMFDEVIEREGKTVKRFTFLNA; encoded by the coding sequence ATGATTCCACTAGGACGCTATCAGCACTTTAAAGGCAATAAATATCAGGTAACCCAACTCGCAAAAGACAGCGAAACAGAAGAGTGGCTGGTAATTTACTACCCGCTGTACGGCAATATTGAAAAAACAGGCGAGCCAGAGTATTGGGTTCGCCCATTAAAAATGTTTGATGAAGTCATTGAAAGAGAGGGTAAAACGGTTAAGCGCTTTACATTCCTTAACGCGTAA
- a CDS encoding acylphosphatase, producing the protein MAICCLANVSGKVQGVYFRASCQQMAIDLQLSGYAKNLADGDVQVLICGEEGNVNKMLDWLAEGPSQAEVSNVSHNQVEYQSLNHFSIG; encoded by the coding sequence ATGGCAATATGTTGTCTTGCAAATGTTAGCGGCAAAGTACAAGGGGTGTATTTTCGCGCATCTTGTCAACAAATGGCGATTGACTTGCAATTGAGCGGCTATGCAAAGAACTTGGCAGATGGTGACGTACAAGTACTCATTTGCGGAGAAGAAGGTAATGTCAATAAAATGCTCGACTGGCTAGCCGAAGGGCCAAGTCAGGCAGAGGTGAGCAATGTATCGCACAACCAAGTGGAGTATCAATCCTTAAATCATTTCTCGATAGGCTAG
- a CDS encoding class I SAM-dependent methyltransferase produces the protein MENVASQLDKPTSFSQSKFQDWVNQRCRQIIFKIFNQLPNGQLIVKEGDEQHTFGSLDANTPLIATIEVKQARTYSALVKGGSIGAAEAYIAGDWETTNLTDLIRIFARAQHVTDRFEKYVSWLTKLKNQWFHFSNRNSQEGSKKNILAHYDLGNELYTRFLDKEMIYSAAIYPENDATLEQAQLNKLKLICDRLELTADDHLLEIGTGWGGLAIYAASHYGCKVTTTTISDAQYEYAKNRVETLGLSKQITLLKKDYRLLTGQFDKLVSIEMIEAVGYRYMDSFFEQINARLKPGGKMLIQAITIADQRFDYYLNNVDFIQRYIFPGGFLPSIELMANKVRSKTSLVIEGLHDIGIDYAKTLAAWRERFLVSWPELQTFGYDEKFKRLWLFYLGYCEGAFLERSTSTVHLIARK, from the coding sequence GTGGAAAACGTTGCATCACAATTAGACAAGCCAACAAGTTTTTCGCAGTCTAAATTTCAAGACTGGGTTAACCAACGTTGCCGCCAAATAATTTTTAAAATATTCAATCAGCTGCCCAATGGTCAACTGATAGTCAAAGAGGGTGATGAGCAGCACACATTTGGTTCATTAGATGCTAACACACCATTAATTGCGACCATTGAAGTGAAACAAGCGCGTACATATAGTGCGTTAGTCAAGGGGGGTAGCATTGGCGCGGCGGAAGCTTATATCGCAGGTGACTGGGAAACCACCAATCTGACCGATTTAATACGTATTTTTGCCAGAGCGCAGCATGTTACTGATCGTTTTGAAAAATATGTTAGCTGGTTAACTAAACTTAAAAACCAATGGTTTCACTTTAGCAATCGCAATTCGCAAGAAGGCTCAAAGAAAAACATTCTCGCCCATTACGATTTAGGCAACGAGCTATATACCCGTTTTCTTGACAAAGAAATGATTTATTCTGCTGCGATTTACCCAGAGAATGATGCCACGCTTGAACAAGCACAACTCAACAAATTAAAATTGATTTGTGATCGACTTGAGCTCACAGCCGATGATCATTTACTGGAAATTGGCACAGGGTGGGGTGGTTTAGCTATTTATGCGGCTAGTCATTACGGCTGTAAAGTAACGACGACAACCATTTCAGATGCGCAATACGAATACGCTAAAAACAGAGTGGAAACACTTGGCCTTAGCAAGCAAATTACTTTGTTGAAAAAAGACTATCGCTTGCTAACGGGTCAGTTTGACAAGCTGGTTTCGATTGAAATGATTGAAGCTGTAGGCTATCGCTATATGGACAGCTTTTTCGAACAGATTAATGCACGATTAAAACCGGGTGGAAAAATGCTTATCCAAGCGATTACCATTGCCGATCAACGGTTTGACTACTACCTCAACAACGTTGACTTTATTCAGCGTTACATTTTCCCGGGGGGATTCCTTCCTTCTATCGAACTTATGGCCAATAAGGTGCGCAGCAAAACCTCTTTGGTGATTGAAGGCTTACACGATATTGGCATTGATTATGCGAAAACGCTGGCCGCATGGCGAGAGCGCTTTCTTGTTTCGTGGCCTGAACTGCAAACCTTTGGCTATGATGAGAAGTTCAAACGCCTTTGGTTGTTCTACCTGGGTTACTGTGAAGGGGCGTTCCTGGAGCGTTCTACTAGCACGGTCCATTTAATTGCGAGAAAGTAA
- a CDS encoding NAD(P)H-quinone oxidoreductase, which translates to MTSAKMRFIDVKDTTIAFNEMAIPTPSSNQCLIKVKAIGINRADLLQKAGLYPPPAGESPILGIEVAGEIVGGNTGNFTLGDRVCGIVAGGGYAEYAVIDKDHLIKLPMHFSFAQGAALAETYLTAYQALCAIGQLKQNEKVLIHAGASGVGTAAIQLAKAKGCFVAVTVGNEAKMNACKALGADITINYNTTSFSHWAKTNQHHFNVILDVVAGSYVNQNIKVAAVDARIVVLAILGGRYAEQLDVARMLQKRVTLSASTLRNRSDTYKADLVQAFTSEFTQLLYGQSLSHEQLQPKDLIQPVIDTVFSWQEVELAHQKMAENKNIGKLVMTVDE; encoded by the coding sequence ATGACCTCAGCAAAGATGCGCTTTATCGATGTAAAAGATACCACTATCGCATTTAACGAAATGGCTATTCCGACCCCTTCTAGCAATCAATGTCTTATCAAAGTAAAAGCTATTGGTATTAATCGCGCTGATTTATTGCAAAAAGCAGGGCTTTATCCGCCGCCAGCTGGAGAGTCTCCCATTTTGGGGATAGAGGTCGCCGGAGAGATTGTTGGCGGTAACACAGGTAACTTTACGCTAGGGGATCGCGTTTGCGGTATTGTCGCGGGTGGTGGCTATGCTGAGTATGCGGTTATTGATAAAGACCATCTAATAAAGTTACCAATGCACTTTTCATTCGCACAAGGAGCGGCGTTAGCTGAAACTTATTTAACTGCCTATCAGGCATTATGTGCTATTGGCCAGCTAAAGCAAAACGAGAAAGTGCTTATTCACGCTGGGGCAAGTGGTGTTGGTACCGCAGCGATACAACTCGCTAAAGCAAAAGGGTGTTTTGTCGCAGTCACTGTTGGCAATGAAGCAAAAATGAATGCCTGTAAAGCACTAGGGGCTGACATCACTATTAACTACAACACCACCTCATTTTCACATTGGGCTAAAACTAACCAGCACCACTTTAATGTGATTCTTGATGTTGTCGCGGGAAGCTATGTTAATCAAAATATTAAAGTGGCAGCCGTTGACGCACGTATTGTCGTACTTGCAATACTTGGTGGTCGATACGCTGAGCAATTAGATGTGGCTCGCATGCTACAAAAGCGCGTTACCTTATCTGCTAGCACATTAAGAAATCGCAGCGATACCTACAAGGCAGACTTAGTGCAAGCGTTTACCTCTGAGTTTACACAATTGCTTTATGGTCAATCGTTGTCACATGAACAATTACAGCCCAAGGATTTGATTCAGCCAGTCATTGATACCGTTTTTTCTTGGCAAGAAGTTGAACTTGCGCATCAAAAAATGGCTGAAAACAAGAATATTGGTAAACTTGTAATGACTGTTGACGAGTAA
- a CDS encoding class I SAM-dependent methyltransferase gives MSARIFLNVGREKSLRRKHPWIFSKAVSKVKGKPMLGETVDVYDSKDNWLARGAYSPESQMRVRVWTFDQKEEIDRDFFKRKLEQAQQRRDWFIAQGQLTGYRLIAGESDGMPGITIDKYDDIIVCQLLSAGAEFHRHTLVDVLTELYPNCGVFERSDVDVRKKEGLEKQVGWLANEKDSTERVICEHGINIIVDVATGHKTGFYLDQRDSRLAAGKYAKDKKVLNCFSYTGTFSLHCAAAGAASVTNVDVSQAALDIAKRNLAENNLENAPVEFVKEDVFKLLRQYKAEGVRFDMIIMDPPKFVENKAQLTSACRGYKDINMLAMQLLNPGGLLLTFSCSGLLDAPLFQKVVADAALDAGKTCHFVERLHQAADHPVSSNYPEGYYLKGFVCQVN, from the coding sequence ATGTCAGCAAGAATTTTTTTAAATGTTGGTCGTGAAAAATCTTTACGCCGCAAGCACCCTTGGATTTTCTCCAAAGCCGTCAGTAAAGTTAAGGGTAAACCTATGCTAGGCGAAACAGTTGACGTCTATGACAGCAAAGATAACTGGTTGGCTCGCGGTGCATATTCACCTGAGTCTCAAATGCGTGTGCGCGTGTGGACGTTTGATCAAAAAGAAGAAATTGATCGCGATTTTTTCAAACGCAAACTGGAACAAGCGCAGCAACGCCGTGATTGGTTTATCGCACAAGGGCAATTAACTGGCTACCGACTGATTGCTGGCGAGTCTGACGGAATGCCGGGTATTACCATCGATAAATATGACGACATTATTGTCTGCCAGCTGCTATCCGCAGGTGCTGAATTTCACCGTCACACGTTAGTTGATGTACTTACCGAGCTTTACCCCAACTGCGGCGTATTTGAACGCTCTGATGTTGATGTACGCAAAAAAGAAGGTCTGGAAAAGCAAGTTGGCTGGTTAGCAAACGAAAAAGACAGCACAGAGCGAGTAATATGCGAGCATGGCATTAATATTATTGTCGATGTCGCCACTGGCCATAAAACAGGGTTTTACTTAGACCAACGTGACTCGCGTTTGGCCGCAGGTAAATACGCCAAGGATAAAAAAGTCCTCAATTGTTTTTCTTATACAGGCACCTTCTCTCTGCATTGCGCCGCCGCTGGTGCTGCTTCTGTAACGAATGTCGACGTTTCTCAAGCGGCATTAGATATAGCCAAGCGAAATTTAGCAGAAAACAACCTTGAAAATGCGCCAGTTGAGTTTGTAAAAGAAGACGTATTCAAACTGCTTCGTCAGTACAAAGCCGAAGGTGTTCGTTTTGACATGATCATTATGGATCCACCCAAATTTGTTGAAAACAAAGCGCAATTAACCAGTGCCTGTCGCGGCTATAAAGACATTAATATGCTCGCTATGCAGTTGTTAAATCCAGGCGGTTTACTGCTAACATTTAGCTGCTCAGGTTTACTTGACGCACCACTTTTCCAAAAAGTCGTGGCTGATGCCGCATTAGATGCCGGCAAAACTTGTCATTTTGTTGAGCGCTTACATCAAGCTGCTGATCACCCGGTTTCAAGTAATTACCCAGAAGGTTATTACCTCAAAGGCTTCGTTTGCCAAGTGAATTAG